The Glycine soja cultivar W05 chromosome 8, ASM419377v2, whole genome shotgun sequence genome has a window encoding:
- the LOC114423956 gene encoding uncharacterized protein LOC114423956, with translation MSSPPFSRAEMSASSPSQAKEQDDDTKPLWTYVTKIKSVGGGENYEIKCNICDVTFNEFYTRVRTHLLKIIGKRVRGCQKITNAKLIDLKKIDNEATLRVEKSKTKFVSLPPVSTQHQMDTNTLGVDPKKRKTSTVESTFNLQARETLDHEIARMFYSLGLPFHLARNPHYRKTFAYAANNYISGYQPPGYNKLRTTLLQNEKRHVENLLQPIKNAWSQKGVSIVSDGWSDPQRRSLINFMAITESEPMFVKAIDCSNEIKDNDFIAKHMKEVIMEVGPSNIVQIVTDNAVVCKAAGLIIEAQFPSIY, from the exons ATGTCGTCGCCTCCGTTTTCCCGCGCAG AGATGAGTGCTTCTAGTCCTAGTCAAGCTAAAGAACAAGATGATGATACCAAACCTTTATGGACCTAtgttacaaagataaaaagtgTAGGTGGTGGTGAAAATTATGAGataaaatgtaatatttgtGATGTTACCTTTAATGAGTTTTACACTAGAGTGAGGACACACTTGTTGAAGATTATTGGAAAGAGAGTTAGAGGTTGTCAAAAGATAACAAATGCCAAACTTATAGATTTGAAGAAGATAGACAATGAAGCTACATTGAGGGTGGAGaagtcaaaaacaaaatttgtgtcATTGCCTCCGGTTTCTACTCAACACCAAATGGATACAAACACTCTTGGTGTTGatccaaaaaagagaaagacatCAACGGTAGAAAGTACCTTTAATTTGCAAGCTAGAGAGACACTTGATCATGAAATTGCTAGGATGTTTTACTCTTTGGGGCTGCCTTTTCATTTAGCAAGAAATCCTCATTATAGGAAGACGTTTGCCTATGCTGCCAACAATTATATCAGTGGTTACCAACCTCCAggttataataaattaaggacAACATTACTTCAAAATGAGAAGAGACATGTGGAGAACTTGttacaaccaattaaaaatgcaTGGAGCCAGAAGGGTgtgagcattgttagtgatggATGGAGTGACCCGCAAAGAAGATCTCTTATTAATTTCATGGCTATCACGGAGAGTGAACCTATGTTTGTAAAGGCCATCGATTGTTCAAATGAGATAAAAGACAATGATTTCATTGCCAAACATATGAAGGAGGTAATTATGGAGGTTGGACCCTCAAATATTGTGCAAATAGTGACGGATAATGCAGTTGTTTGTAAAGCAGCAGGTTTAATAATTGAGGCTCAGTTTCCTTCTATCTATTGA
- the LOC114422387 gene encoding peroxisome biogenesis protein 2-like isoform X2: MTLPSHDAWIHTSHTLLPRWKSLSLPHQSTLPISISRVNQVDAARLDVEMSAMLKEQLVKVFSLMKPGMLFQYEAELDAFLEFLIWRFSIWVDKPTPGIALMNLRYRDERAVEPRDKVRTGLEGPGLTVAQKLWYCIATVGGQYIWARLQSFSAFRRWGDTEQRPLARRLWILIQRIEGIYRAASFGNLLIFLCTGRYRNLIERALRARLVYGSPNMNRAVSFEYMNRQLVWNEFSEMLLLLLPLLNSSSVKNLLRPFSKDKSLSSAEDGSACPICQATPTIPYVALPCQHRYCYYCLRTRCAAAPSFRCSRCSEPVVAMQRHGGVPSE; the protein is encoded by the exons ATGACTCTCCCTTCACACGATGCTTGGATTCACACTTCACACACACTCCTCCCCAGATGGAAATCTCTTTCCCTCCCTCATCAg TCAACTCTTCCAATTTCTATATCAAGAGTTAACCAAGTTGATGCAGCGAGATTGGACGTTGAAATGTCAGCCATGTTGAAAGAACAGTTGGTTAAAGTGTTCTCATTAATGAAG CCAGGAATGTTATTTCAGTATGAAGCCGAGCTTGATGCTTTCCTTGAGTTTCTTATTTGGAGGTTCTCAATTTGGGTGGATAAGCCAACCCCAGGCATTGCTCTCATGAACCTGAGGTACAGAGACGAGCGTGCAGTAGAACCAAGAGATAAAG TCCGAACTGGTCTGGAGGGACCTGGACTCACTGTTGCTCAGAAGCTTTGGTATTGTATTGCCACTGTTGGTGGTCAGTATATATGGGCTCGCTTACAATCCTTCTCTGCTTTTCGTAGATGGGGTGATACTGAGcag aGACCATTGGCTAGACGTTTATGGATCTTGATACAACGGATAGAAGGAATATATAGAGCTGCTTCATTTGGAAACCTGTTGATATTTCTTTGCACTGGAAG ATATCGAAATCTTATTGAAAGAGCCTTACGAGCTAGGCTTGTATATGGAAGCCCGAATATGAATCGTGCTGTTAGCTTTGAATATATGAACCGGCAATTAGTTTGGAATGAATTTTCG GAAATGTTATTGTTGCTTCTCCCCCTTCTTAATTCATCATCCGTGAAAAATCTCCTTCGACCTTTTTCTAAAGATAAATCATTAAGTTCAGCTGAGGATGGCTCAGCATGTCCCATTTGTCAGGCTACTCCCACAATTCCTTATGTTGCTCTACCTTGCCAGCACAG ATATTGTTACTACTGTCTTAGGACACGATGTGCTGCTGCTCCATCGTTTAGGTGTTCCAGGTGCAGTGAGCCCGTTGTTGCTATGCAACGACATGGTGGTGTCCCTTCAGAATGA
- the LOC114422391 gene encoding transcription factor bHLH68-like isoform X1, translating into MMAGNPNWWTMHPPSLIPPQYVFGSSSIPFNSSTQNQEPPQSLSQLLFTGLPGEEERIAFSPFQSKKLDEWNDQMLNIPSPIVPMPDVIKQEVSQSGSLYHHGHDQEFQVSGAPWSHMVPISSSPRSSVASFSSNNLLDFTYNKTDHRKNQLPDTSECNSTATAGVYKKTKSQPSSSQPPLKVRKEKLGDRITALHQLVSPFGKTDTASVLLEAIGYIRFLQGQIEALSSPYLGNGSKNMRNPQSQQVHGERNSVFPEDPGQLLNDNGLKRKGAPNQDAKDKPSDLKSRGLCLVPVSCTQHVGNENGADYWAPAYGSGF; encoded by the exons ATGATGGCTGGGAACCCTAACTGGTGGACTATGCATCCACCATCTTTGATCCCTCCCCAGTATGTGTTTGGATCTTCTTCAATTCCTTTTAATTCTTCTACACAAAACCAAGAGCCCCCTCAGTCATTGAGCCAACTTCTTTT CACTGGTTTACCAGgagaggaagagagaattgcattCAGTCCTTTTCAATCAAAAAAGTTGGATGAATGGAATGACCAAATGCTTAATATTCCGTCCCCTATAGTTCCAATGCCTGATGTAATAAAGCAAGAGGTTTCCCAAAGTGGCAGCTTATATCACCATGGACATGATCAGGAATTTCAGGTTTCTGGGGCACCTTGGTCACATATGGTGCCAATTTCTTCTTCCCCTAGGTCTAGTGTTGCTAGCTTCAGTAGTAATAATTTATTGGATTTCACTTACAACAAGACAGAtcataggaagaaccaactaCCAGATACATCCGAG TGTAATAGCACAGCCACTGCTGGAGTTTACAAGAAGACTAAGAGCCAACCATCTTCAAGCCAACCACCTCTCAAG GTGAGAAAGGAGAAGCTAGGTGATAGAATAACAGCTCTTCACCAGCTAGTTTCCCCATTCGGAAAg ACTGACACAGCTTCCGTCTTGTTAGAAGCCATTGGATACATAAGATTCCTTCAGGGTCAAATTGAG GCACTCAGTTCTCCTTACTTGGGCAATGGATCAAAAAACATGAGGAATCCACAGTCT caACAGGTACACGGAGAAAGAAATTCTGTATTTCCTGAGGACCCCGGTCAG CTGTTGAATGACAATGGCCTGAAAAGAAAGGGAGCTCCAAACCAg gaTGCAAAAGATAAGCCAAGCGACTTGAAGAGTAGAGGACTGTGCTTGGTTCCTGTGTCTTGTACCCAACATGTTGGAAATGAAAATGGAGCTGATTACTGGGCACCAGCATATGGAAGTGGATTTTAA
- the LOC114422387 gene encoding peroxisome biogenesis protein 2-like isoform X1 — MTLPSHDAWIHTSHTLLPRWKSLSLPHQQSTLPISISRVNQVDAARLDVEMSAMLKEQLVKVFSLMKPGMLFQYEAELDAFLEFLIWRFSIWVDKPTPGIALMNLRYRDERAVEPRDKVRTGLEGPGLTVAQKLWYCIATVGGQYIWARLQSFSAFRRWGDTEQRPLARRLWILIQRIEGIYRAASFGNLLIFLCTGRYRNLIERALRARLVYGSPNMNRAVSFEYMNRQLVWNEFSEMLLLLLPLLNSSSVKNLLRPFSKDKSLSSAEDGSACPICQATPTIPYVALPCQHRYCYYCLRTRCAAAPSFRCSRCSEPVVAMQRHGGVPSE, encoded by the exons ATGACTCTCCCTTCACACGATGCTTGGATTCACACTTCACACACACTCCTCCCCAGATGGAAATCTCTTTCCCTCCCTCATCAg CAGTCAACTCTTCCAATTTCTATATCAAGAGTTAACCAAGTTGATGCAGCGAGATTGGACGTTGAAATGTCAGCCATGTTGAAAGAACAGTTGGTTAAAGTGTTCTCATTAATGAAG CCAGGAATGTTATTTCAGTATGAAGCCGAGCTTGATGCTTTCCTTGAGTTTCTTATTTGGAGGTTCTCAATTTGGGTGGATAAGCCAACCCCAGGCATTGCTCTCATGAACCTGAGGTACAGAGACGAGCGTGCAGTAGAACCAAGAGATAAAG TCCGAACTGGTCTGGAGGGACCTGGACTCACTGTTGCTCAGAAGCTTTGGTATTGTATTGCCACTGTTGGTGGTCAGTATATATGGGCTCGCTTACAATCCTTCTCTGCTTTTCGTAGATGGGGTGATACTGAGcag aGACCATTGGCTAGACGTTTATGGATCTTGATACAACGGATAGAAGGAATATATAGAGCTGCTTCATTTGGAAACCTGTTGATATTTCTTTGCACTGGAAG ATATCGAAATCTTATTGAAAGAGCCTTACGAGCTAGGCTTGTATATGGAAGCCCGAATATGAATCGTGCTGTTAGCTTTGAATATATGAACCGGCAATTAGTTTGGAATGAATTTTCG GAAATGTTATTGTTGCTTCTCCCCCTTCTTAATTCATCATCCGTGAAAAATCTCCTTCGACCTTTTTCTAAAGATAAATCATTAAGTTCAGCTGAGGATGGCTCAGCATGTCCCATTTGTCAGGCTACTCCCACAATTCCTTATGTTGCTCTACCTTGCCAGCACAG ATATTGTTACTACTGTCTTAGGACACGATGTGCTGCTGCTCCATCGTTTAGGTGTTCCAGGTGCAGTGAGCCCGTTGTTGCTATGCAACGACATGGTGGTGTCCCTTCAGAATGA
- the LOC114422391 gene encoding transcription factor bHLH68-like isoform X2, translating into MMAGNPNWWTMHPPSLIPPQYVFGSSSIPFNSSTQNQEPPQSLSQLLFTGLPGEEERIAFSPFQSKKLDEWNDQMLNIPSPIVPMPDVIKQEVSQSGSLYHHGHDQEFQVSGAPWSHMVPISSSPRSSVASFSSNNLLDFTYNKTDHRKNQLPDTSECNSTATAGVYKKTKSQPSSSQPPLKVRKEKLGDRITALHQLVSPFGKTDTASVLLEAIGYIRFLQGQIEALSSPYLGNGSKNMRNPQSVHGERNSVFPEDPGQLLNDNGLKRKGAPNQDAKDKPSDLKSRGLCLVPVSCTQHVGNENGADYWAPAYGSGF; encoded by the exons ATGATGGCTGGGAACCCTAACTGGTGGACTATGCATCCACCATCTTTGATCCCTCCCCAGTATGTGTTTGGATCTTCTTCAATTCCTTTTAATTCTTCTACACAAAACCAAGAGCCCCCTCAGTCATTGAGCCAACTTCTTTT CACTGGTTTACCAGgagaggaagagagaattgcattCAGTCCTTTTCAATCAAAAAAGTTGGATGAATGGAATGACCAAATGCTTAATATTCCGTCCCCTATAGTTCCAATGCCTGATGTAATAAAGCAAGAGGTTTCCCAAAGTGGCAGCTTATATCACCATGGACATGATCAGGAATTTCAGGTTTCTGGGGCACCTTGGTCACATATGGTGCCAATTTCTTCTTCCCCTAGGTCTAGTGTTGCTAGCTTCAGTAGTAATAATTTATTGGATTTCACTTACAACAAGACAGAtcataggaagaaccaactaCCAGATACATCCGAG TGTAATAGCACAGCCACTGCTGGAGTTTACAAGAAGACTAAGAGCCAACCATCTTCAAGCCAACCACCTCTCAAG GTGAGAAAGGAGAAGCTAGGTGATAGAATAACAGCTCTTCACCAGCTAGTTTCCCCATTCGGAAAg ACTGACACAGCTTCCGTCTTGTTAGAAGCCATTGGATACATAAGATTCCTTCAGGGTCAAATTGAG GCACTCAGTTCTCCTTACTTGGGCAATGGATCAAAAAACATGAGGAATCCACAGTCT GTACACGGAGAAAGAAATTCTGTATTTCCTGAGGACCCCGGTCAG CTGTTGAATGACAATGGCCTGAAAAGAAAGGGAGCTCCAAACCAg gaTGCAAAAGATAAGCCAAGCGACTTGAAGAGTAGAGGACTGTGCTTGGTTCCTGTGTCTTGTACCCAACATGTTGGAAATGAAAATGGAGCTGATTACTGGGCACCAGCATATGGAAGTGGATTTTAA